From one Gemmatimonadaceae bacterium genomic stretch:
- a CDS encoding glycosyltransferase produces the protein MRAERPARIAYVVKRYPRFSETFIVNEILAHEAAGTEVSIFSLYAPNDTHFQDAISRVRAPVTYLTADGLRGVDLWGAIEGAAAELPAIWRTMDRARGSDARTVHQGATLARELVRRGITHVHAHFATIAAEVAMLASAWARVPFTVTAHAKDIYHETVSLPRLQEVLGAAQQVVTVSDFNVEYLAQTVGIDRGRLTRIYNGLDLERFAYRAPVQRAPRIVTVGRMVAKKGLDDLVRACALLRARGVPFECAIIGGGAEEPAIRHLVTTLGLDACMLLPGPLPQPRVIDEVRNAAVFAAPSVVAGDGDRDGLPTVLLESMALGTPVVSTDIVGIPEVVRHDDTGLLVPERDPAALADALQALLQSPALQLRLARHARALIEREFDVRRNTRQLRALFGGRVAHPVARAS, from the coding sequence ATGCGAGCTGAGAGGCCGGCGCGCATCGCGTACGTCGTGAAGCGGTACCCGCGCTTCTCCGAGACCTTCATCGTGAACGAGATCCTCGCCCACGAGGCGGCGGGAACGGAGGTGTCGATCTTCTCGCTCTACGCACCGAACGACACCCACTTCCAGGACGCGATCTCGCGGGTGCGGGCCCCCGTGACCTACCTCACGGCGGACGGACTGCGCGGCGTGGACCTGTGGGGCGCCATCGAGGGGGCAGCCGCCGAGCTGCCGGCCATCTGGCGTACGATGGACCGGGCCCGCGGCTCCGACGCGCGCACGGTGCACCAGGGCGCCACCCTGGCGCGGGAGCTCGTGCGCCGCGGCATCACCCACGTGCACGCGCACTTCGCCACCATCGCCGCCGAGGTCGCGATGCTGGCGTCGGCGTGGGCCCGGGTGCCGTTCACGGTCACTGCGCACGCCAAGGACATCTACCACGAGACCGTCTCGCTGCCGCGGCTGCAGGAGGTGCTGGGGGCGGCGCAGCAGGTGGTGACGGTGAGTGACTTCAACGTCGAGTACCTCGCGCAGACGGTGGGCATCGATCGGGGTCGCCTGACGCGCATCTACAACGGGCTCGACCTCGAGCGCTTCGCGTACCGCGCCCCCGTGCAGCGCGCGCCGCGGATCGTGACGGTGGGCCGCATGGTGGCGAAGAAGGGGCTGGACGACCTGGTGCGGGCCTGCGCGCTGCTGCGTGCGCGTGGCGTGCCGTTCGAGTGTGCGATCATCGGCGGTGGCGCGGAGGAGCCGGCGATCCGTCACCTCGTCACCACCCTCGGCCTCGACGCCTGCATGCTGCTGCCCGGCCCGCTGCCACAGCCCCGTGTGATCGACGAGGTGCGCAACGCGGCCGTGTTCGCGGCCCCCAGCGTGGTGGCGGGGGATGGGGATCGCGACGGGCTGCCCACGGTGCTCCTGGAGTCGATGGCGCTCGGCACGCCGGTGGTGTCCACCGACATCGTCGGGATTCCCGAGGTGGTGCGGCACGACGACACCGGGCTGCTGGTGCCCGAGCGTGATCCGGCCGCGCTGGCCGATGCGCTGCAGGCCCTGCTGCAGTCGCCGGCGCTCCAGCTGCGCCTCGCGCGCCACGCCCGCGCGCTGATCGAACGCGAGTTCGACGTGCGACGCAACACCCGCCAGCTGCGCGCGCTGTTCGGCGGGCGGGTGGCCCATCCTGTCGCGAGGGCCTCCTGA
- a CDS encoding VOC family protein, producing the protein MSPLAMDRDAAPPPPFEASALAASLSCTDLEVSLDWYQRVIGFAIETRHEREGRLSGVSLRAAGVTLLLTQDDFAQGTDRVKGTGFSLQFTTALPVDAIARRIVDDGGVLSTAPTDTPWGARVFRVKDPDGFMLVFSSGA; encoded by the coding sequence ATGAGCCCCCTCGCAATGGATCGCGACGCCGCACCGCCACCCCCCTTCGAGGCGAGTGCGCTGGCGGCATCGCTGAGCTGCACCGACCTGGAGGTCAGCCTCGACTGGTACCAGCGCGTGATCGGCTTCGCGATCGAGACGCGTCACGAGCGTGAGGGGCGCCTGTCCGGCGTGTCACTGCGCGCGGCCGGGGTGACGCTGCTGCTCACGCAGGACGACTTCGCGCAGGGCACGGATCGCGTGAAGGGCACGGGATTCTCGCTGCAGTTCACGACGGCGTTGCCGGTGGATGCGATCGCGCGGCGCATCGTGGATGACGGTGGTGTGCTGTCCACCGCGCCGACCGACACGCCGTGGGGGGCACGGGTCTTCCGTGTGAAGGACCCCGACGGGTTCATGCTGGTGTTCTCCTCGGGGGCGTAG
- a CDS encoding damage-inducible protein DinB — protein MTAEPAYDALLDALLDSWDRNNTILVNLVRALPAGSLDLCVTADSMSIHTMLIHMHYCRLVFVEEDVPECAVPMRKAEWKLVREPDAIIALLDESARVLREAVRSRIASGRPMDRHYDHPLLMLQHFIWHEGYHHGQVKLALKAAGMAFDDEAIGQVTWDVWMDKGPA, from the coding sequence ATGACTGCTGAACCCGCCTACGACGCCCTGCTCGACGCGCTCCTCGACTCGTGGGACCGCAACAACACGATCCTCGTGAACCTCGTGCGCGCGCTGCCGGCAGGGTCACTCGACCTGTGCGTGACGGCGGACTCGATGAGCATCCACACGATGCTGATCCACATGCACTACTGCCGGCTGGTGTTCGTGGAGGAGGATGTGCCCGAGTGCGCGGTGCCGATGCGGAAGGCGGAGTGGAAGCTGGTGCGTGAGCCGGACGCGATCATCGCGCTGCTCGACGAGAGTGCCCGCGTGCTGCGCGAGGCGGTGCGCAGCCGCATCGCGTCAGGCAGGCCGATGGACCGGCACTACGACCACCCCCTCCTGATGCTGCAGCACTTCATCTGGCACGAGGGCTACCACCACGGCCAGGTCAAGCTGGCGCTGAAGGCGGCGGGGATGGCGTTCGACGACGAGGCGATCGGGCAGGTGACGTGGGACGTGTGGATGGACAAGGGGCCGGCGTGA
- a CDS encoding PD40 domain-containing protein yields the protein MSMPSAFGNLIIERGGTYRMSSSRARAAAFRFDPARGAVTFAGLLAPFANTYGTRGKDLFFDFASRAISFSCALTTTVDRGNAQGQRQAPAGTTATPAARTPLQGTLYFAGRTGLQKLTLTDGTQATLSSTWQFDVRGTEVLLVDATGALRITNEDGAGSRPVPVYGTGNQAPRFSPDGRRIVLLGSQPPTSVAAAIIGATTSADLEPLIVGRDGRVIAAFGSPYTQPAWTPDGRLVMAGAKARGSLAGNAATGIFLSGASGSAVRRIDPGFDAPHSPAVSADGRVAFVNGTRIWVMPLSGANPPARLAEGSSPGIGALAWSPDGRSLAFADGDVVKVVMPDGRVVPVQDAAGNGVRSTGPLVWR from the coding sequence GTGTCCATGCCATCCGCGTTCGGCAACCTCATCATCGAACGCGGCGGCACCTATCGCATGAGTTCGAGCCGTGCGCGCGCCGCCGCATTCCGGTTCGACCCGGCACGCGGTGCGGTCACGTTCGCCGGCCTGCTGGCCCCGTTCGCGAACACCTACGGCACGCGTGGAAAGGACCTCTTCTTCGACTTCGCCTCCCGCGCCATCTCCTTCAGTTGCGCACTGACCACGACGGTGGACCGCGGCAACGCGCAGGGCCAGCGGCAGGCTCCCGCCGGCACAACCGCCACCCCTGCCGCACGCACGCCGCTCCAGGGCACGCTCTACTTCGCGGGACGGACCGGCCTGCAGAAGCTGACCCTCACCGATGGCACGCAGGCCACCCTCTCGAGCACCTGGCAATTCGACGTGCGCGGGACGGAGGTGCTGCTGGTCGATGCGACGGGCGCGTTGCGCATCACCAACGAGGATGGTGCGGGCAGCCGCCCCGTTCCGGTCTACGGCACCGGCAACCAGGCGCCGCGCTTCTCCCCCGACGGCCGGCGCATCGTGCTGCTCGGCAGCCAGCCACCGACGTCGGTCGCCGCCGCCATCATCGGCGCCACGACGAGCGCGGATCTCGAGCCGCTCATCGTGGGTCGCGATGGCCGCGTGATCGCGGCGTTCGGGTCGCCGTACACCCAGCCGGCGTGGACGCCCGACGGTCGGCTGGTGATGGCCGGCGCGAAGGCACGGGGCAGCCTGGCCGGCAACGCCGCGACCGGCATCTTCCTCTCCGGCGCGAGCGGATCCGCGGTGCGCCGCATCGACCCGGGATTCGACGCACCGCACAGCCCGGCCGTCAGCGCCGACGGACGCGTGGCGTTCGTCAACGGCACCCGCATCTGGGTGATGCCGCTCAGCGGTGCCAACCCGCCGGCACGGCTCGCCGAGGGCTCCTCCCCGGGCATCGGCGCGCTCGCCTGGTCCCCCGATGGCCGCAGCCTCGCCTTCGCCGACGGTGACGTGGTGAAGGTCGTGATGCCGGATGGTCGCGTCGTGCCCGTGCAGGATGCTGCGGGGAACGGGGTCCGGAGCACTGGCCCGTTGGTCTGGCGCTGA
- a CDS encoding sugar ABC transporter ATP-binding protein gives MSVPRVRFRGITKRFPGMTALRDVSFDVAPGSCHAICGENGAGKSTLGKILAGLQAPDEGTMELDGAAVRFPSPRDALAAGVAMVHQELAFCDNLTVGDNLCLRNIPRRGTFVDAPAMRARALELLGAVGAQIDPARPMHSLSVAEQQMVQIAAAVGEGAKVIIFDEPTSSLGDAEAERLYALVGRLRERGVTQLYVSHRMHEIFALCDTVTVLRDGQHVSTQPAGALTESALVAQMIGRELGEYLPSHTAGARGAERLRVAGLSSRGLFHDVSFTVHAGEVVGLAGLVGAGRSEVARAIFGLDPRATGKIFVGGREERIANPRDAMRLGIGFVPEDRKKQGLVLGMRSRENATLPTLRRFARAGWIDRAREASAVATSFQRVGLRSGRESPVQSLSGGNQQKVVLSKWLTAQSELLILDEPTRGVDVGAKAELHAWIDQRASEGAAVLLISSELPELLSLSSRVLVLRNGHLRGELPRAQATQESVLRLMAGLD, from the coding sequence GTGTCCGTCCCGCGCGTCCGCTTCCGGGGGATCACCAAGCGGTTCCCCGGCATGACCGCCCTGCGTGACGTCAGCTTCGACGTCGCGCCGGGCTCGTGTCACGCCATCTGCGGCGAGAACGGCGCCGGCAAGAGCACGCTCGGCAAGATCCTCGCCGGGCTGCAGGCCCCCGACGAGGGCACGATGGAGCTGGACGGGGCGGCGGTGCGCTTCCCGTCGCCGCGTGATGCGCTCGCTGCCGGCGTCGCGATGGTGCACCAGGAGCTGGCCTTCTGCGACAACCTGACGGTGGGTGACAACCTCTGCCTGCGCAACATCCCGCGGCGCGGCACCTTCGTGGACGCGCCGGCGATGCGGGCGCGCGCACTGGAGCTGCTGGGCGCCGTCGGCGCGCAGATCGACCCCGCACGCCCGATGCACTCGCTCAGCGTGGCCGAGCAGCAGATGGTGCAGATCGCGGCCGCGGTGGGTGAGGGCGCGAAGGTCATCATCTTCGACGAACCGACGAGCAGCCTCGGTGACGCCGAGGCGGAGCGGCTGTACGCCCTGGTCGGCCGGCTCCGGGAGCGTGGAGTGACGCAACTGTACGTGTCACACCGCATGCACGAGATCTTCGCGCTGTGCGACACCGTCACCGTGCTGCGTGATGGGCAGCACGTGTCTACGCAGCCCGCTGGTGCGCTGACCGAGTCGGCGCTGGTGGCGCAGATGATCGGCCGGGAGCTGGGCGAGTACCTTCCGTCCCACACGGCTGGCGCCCGCGGCGCGGAACGGCTGCGGGTGGCGGGGCTGTCGTCGCGGGGGCTGTTCCACGACGTGTCGTTCACGGTGCACGCGGGCGAGGTGGTGGGCCTGGCCGGGCTGGTCGGTGCGGGACGGTCCGAGGTCGCGCGCGCCATCTTCGGGCTCGACCCGCGCGCGACGGGGAAGATCTTCGTCGGCGGCCGCGAGGAGCGGATCGCGAACCCGCGCGATGCGATGCGGCTCGGCATCGGCTTCGTGCCGGAGGATCGCAAGAAGCAGGGCCTGGTGCTGGGCATGCGCAGCCGCGAGAACGCCACGCTGCCCACGCTCCGCCGCTTCGCGAGAGCGGGGTGGATCGACCGCGCGCGCGAGGCGAGTGCCGTGGCGACCAGCTTCCAGCGCGTGGGGCTGCGCAGCGGGCGCGAGTCGCCGGTGCAGTCGCTGTCGGGAGGGAACCAGCAGAAGGTGGTGCTGTCGAAGTGGCTGACGGCGCAGAGCGAGCTGCTGATCCTCGACGAGCCCACGCGCGGCGTGGACGTGGGCGCGAAGGCAGAGCTGCATGCGTGGATCGACCAGCGGGCCAGCGAGGGGGCGGCGGTGCTGCTGATCTCGAGCGAGTTGCCGGAACTGTTGTCGCTGTCGAGCCGCGTGCTGGTGCTCCGCAACGGCCACCTGCGTGGCGAGCTGCCGCGTGCGCAGGCGACGCAGGAGTCGGTGCTGCGCCTGATGGCCGGGCTGGACTGA
- a CDS encoding substrate-binding domain-containing protein, producing the protein MLTNPSRSQVLRRVVMLALPLGLAACGGTGGDAAKPAEGGAAAATGRTFTIAMIAKSSTNPVFLSGRQGAEAAAAELSKAHGVTVKIDWLTPPNEDGAVQAQRISEAVNSGANAILLSASDAGKVTGAVNEAVDRGVPVMTFDSDVPNSKRFSFYGGDDQKMGVQVMEELAKQLGEKGKVAIIAGNQNAPNLQNRVRGVRETAAKYPGITILNAFYHAETPQDAAAEVLRIKNAYPDVQGFAMIGGWALFTRTLLTDLDPARIKIVSIDALPVELAYVDAGLAPVLFAQPTYSWGYVSVKTIFDHVYLKKDAPPKVMMELVRVSKENLGTWARQLRDWGFTDVDPKYIALPN; encoded by the coding sequence ATGCTGACGAATCCGTCCCGTTCACAGGTGCTGCGTCGCGTCGTGATGCTGGCGCTGCCCCTCGGCCTCGCTGCCTGTGGCGGCACGGGTGGTGATGCAGCGAAGCCCGCCGAGGGGGGCGCGGCGGCAGCCACGGGGAGGACGTTCACCATCGCGATGATCGCGAAGAGCTCCACCAACCCGGTGTTCCTGTCGGGTCGCCAGGGTGCCGAGGCGGCCGCGGCCGAGCTCTCGAAGGCACATGGCGTGACGGTGAAGATCGACTGGCTCACGCCGCCCAACGAGGATGGCGCGGTGCAGGCGCAGCGCATCTCCGAGGCGGTGAACTCGGGGGCCAACGCGATCCTGCTCTCGGCCAGTGACGCCGGGAAGGTGACCGGTGCGGTGAACGAGGCGGTCGATCGCGGCGTGCCGGTGATGACGTTCGACAGCGACGTGCCGAACTCGAAGCGCTTCAGCTTCTATGGCGGCGACGACCAGAAGATGGGCGTGCAGGTGATGGAGGAGCTGGCGAAGCAGCTCGGTGAGAAGGGCAAGGTCGCGATCATCGCCGGCAACCAGAACGCGCCGAACCTGCAGAACCGGGTGCGGGGGGTGCGTGAGACCGCCGCGAAGTATCCCGGCATCACGATCCTGAACGCCTTCTACCATGCCGAGACACCGCAGGATGCGGCGGCCGAGGTGCTGCGCATCAAGAATGCCTATCCCGACGTGCAGGGCTTCGCGATGATCGGCGGCTGGGCGCTGTTCACCCGCACGCTGCTCACCGACCTCGACCCGGCCCGCATCAAGATCGTCTCGATCGACGCGCTGCCGGTGGAACTGGCGTATGTGGATGCCGGCCTGGCGCCGGTGCTGTTCGCGCAGCCGACGTACAGCTGGGGCTACGTGTCGGTGAAGACGATCTTCGACCACGTGTACCTGAAGAAGGATGCGCCGCCCAAGGTGATGATGGAGCTGGTGCGCGTGTCGAAGGAGAACCTCGGCACGTGGGCGCGGCAGCTCCGCGACTGGGGCTTCACCGACGTCGACCCGAAGTACATCGCGCTGCCGAACTGA
- a CDS encoding ABC transporter permease, protein MFSRAAASVLRSQQFGLVLVLLVLGTALTIGAGSHPDPRTGEDVNNFLNRYTLIQMATDASAFAIMGVGATLVIIAGGIDLSVGAIYALAGVGMAMALRAVGPMDPAVTVLLGLGTCLAVALVCGLANGVMIIGLGVHPFIITLGTMWILRGVAFVISRAESILVPEALTAVAKAPLGLGTALYPVPLLCMLGVTAAGAIYLSRTVAGRHIFAVGGNVEASRYSGLNVPRITLGVFVLSALAAGFAAFMGASFYGSATSSDANGYELYVVASAVVGGASLSGGKGSAVSAMLGALLIVMMRQAIRTLHLDQNYEWIIIGTALIVAVVLDQRGSKFLSDRLSAAR, encoded by the coding sequence ATGTTCAGCCGCGCTGCCGCCTCCGTGCTGCGGTCGCAGCAGTTCGGCCTCGTGCTGGTGCTGCTGGTGCTCGGCACCGCACTCACCATCGGCGCCGGGTCACACCCCGACCCGCGGACCGGCGAGGACGTCAACAACTTCCTCAACCGCTACACGCTGATCCAGATGGCGACAGACGCCAGTGCGTTCGCGATCATGGGTGTCGGTGCCACGCTGGTGATCATCGCCGGCGGCATCGACCTGTCGGTGGGCGCGATCTACGCCCTCGCCGGCGTGGGGATGGCGATGGCCCTGCGTGCCGTCGGCCCGATGGACCCGGCCGTCACCGTCCTGCTCGGCCTCGGCACCTGCCTGGCGGTCGCGCTGGTCTGCGGGCTCGCGAACGGCGTGATGATCATCGGCCTCGGCGTGCACCCGTTCATCATCACGCTTGGCACGATGTGGATCCTGCGCGGGGTGGCGTTCGTGATCAGCCGCGCCGAGAGCATCCTCGTGCCGGAGGCGCTGACGGCGGTGGCGAAGGCCCCGCTCGGCCTGGGCACGGCACTCTATCCGGTGCCGCTGCTCTGCATGCTCGGGGTGACGGCCGCCGGGGCGATCTACCTGTCGCGCACGGTGGCGGGGCGCCACATCTTCGCGGTCGGCGGCAACGTCGAGGCGAGCCGCTACTCGGGCCTCAACGTGCCGCGCATCACGCTCGGCGTGTTCGTCCTCTCCGCCCTCGCGGCCGGGTTCGCCGCCTTCATGGGCGCATCGTTCTATGGCTCGGCGACCTCCTCCGACGCCAACGGGTACGAGCTGTACGTCGTGGCCTCGGCGGTGGTGGGCGGCGCCTCGCTGTCGGGCGGCAAGGGCAGTGCGGTGAGCGCCATGCTCGGCGCGCTGCTGATCGTCATGATGCGGCAGGCCATCCGCACGCTCCACCTCGACCAGAACTACGAGTGGATCATCATCGGCACGGCGCTGATCGTGGCGGTCGTGCTCGACCAGCGCGGGTCCAAGTTCCTGTCCGACCGGCTGTCTGCCGCGCGCTAG
- a CDS encoding L-fucose/L-arabinose isomerase family protein, with translation MRLHKLQSNVGGKAATARATQAAARPATPARRVTLGVIVGNRGFFPGHLAATGRTDMLRALEEEGIDAVIIDAAATNHGAIESRDEAKACAALFRQHRDRIDGVVVTLPNFGDERAVADTLRLAGLDVPVLVHATSDDPAKMKIDHRRDAFCGKMSVCNVLSQYGIRYSLTSEHTQRPDSPSFRRDLRQFTATCRVVRGLRGARIGAIGARPAAFKTVRYSEKILEGAGISVEPIDLSEIMGRIARLKDSDSAVQQQLQQMMAYVDTSDVPHQALIKMAKLGLVMDRWMKEVDVTVSAVQCWTSMEEYFGVVPCTVMSMLSNANLPSACEVDVMGTISMHALTLASQTPAALLDWNNNYGDDPDKAVCFHCSNLPKDFFEKPTMDFQEIIAGTVGKENTFGTIVGKVKAGDMTFARFSTDDRTGAIRGYVGEGKFTRDKLNTFGGAGVVEIRDLQPLLKHICRNGFEHHVAGTFSHVADSVHEAVTTYLGWDVMRHG, from the coding sequence ATGCGTCTCCACAAGCTGCAGTCCAACGTCGGCGGCAAGGCCGCCACCGCACGCGCGACGCAGGCCGCCGCGCGCCCCGCGACACCGGCCCGCCGTGTCACCCTCGGCGTGATCGTCGGCAACCGCGGCTTCTTTCCCGGCCACCTGGCGGCGACTGGACGCACCGACATGCTCCGCGCACTGGAGGAGGAGGGGATCGACGCCGTGATCATCGATGCCGCCGCCACCAACCACGGCGCCATCGAGAGCCGCGACGAGGCCAAGGCCTGTGCCGCACTCTTCCGCCAGCACCGCGACCGCATCGACGGCGTCGTGGTCACGCTGCCCAACTTCGGCGACGAGCGCGCGGTGGCCGACACGCTGCGCCTGGCCGGCCTGGACGTGCCGGTGCTGGTCCATGCCACGTCCGACGACCCGGCGAAGATGAAGATCGACCACCGCCGCGATGCATTCTGCGGCAAGATGTCGGTCTGCAACGTGCTGTCGCAGTACGGCATCAGGTACTCGCTGACGTCGGAACACACGCAGCGCCCTGACTCGCCGTCGTTCCGGCGTGACCTCCGGCAGTTCACCGCCACCTGCCGCGTGGTGCGCGGACTGCGCGGCGCGCGCATCGGCGCCATCGGCGCCCGGCCGGCCGCCTTCAAGACCGTGCGCTACTCCGAGAAGATCCTCGAGGGCGCCGGCATCAGCGTCGAGCCGATCGACCTGTCGGAGATCATGGGCCGCATCGCACGGCTGAAGGACTCGGACAGCGCCGTGCAGCAGCAGCTGCAGCAGATGATGGCCTACGTGGACACCAGCGACGTCCCCCACCAGGCCCTCATCAAGATGGCCAAGCTCGGCCTGGTGATGGACCGCTGGATGAAGGAAGTGGACGTCACGGTCAGCGCCGTGCAGTGCTGGACGTCCATGGAGGAGTACTTCGGCGTGGTGCCCTGCACCGTGATGAGCATGCTGAGCAACGCCAACCTGCCCAGCGCCTGCGAGGTCGACGTGATGGGCACCATCAGCATGCACGCGCTGACACTGGCCTCGCAGACGCCAGCCGCGCTGCTGGACTGGAACAACAACTACGGCGATGACCCGGACAAGGCCGTCTGCTTCCACTGCAGCAACCTGCCGAAGGACTTCTTCGAGAAGCCGACCATGGACTTCCAGGAGATCATCGCCGGCACGGTGGGCAAGGAGAACACCTTCGGCACCATCGTCGGCAAGGTGAAGGCGGGCGACATGACCTTCGCGCGCTTCAGCACCGACGACCGCACCGGCGCCATCCGCGGCTACGTGGGCGAGGGGAAGTTCACGCGGGACAAGCTGAACACCTTCGGCGGCGCCGGCGTGGTGGAGATCCGGGACCTGCAGCCGCTGCTGAAGCACATCTGCCGCAACGGCTTCGAGCACCACGTGGCCGGCACCTTCTCGCACGTCGCCGATTCGGTCCACGAGGCCGTCACGACCTACCTCGGCTGGGATGTGATGAGGCACGGCTGA
- a CDS encoding ribulokinase, whose product MAIVAGVDFGTLSVRVSIVDSVMGVIGHGVADYPLRRDRHDPDFATQSHAEHMRALTEAMPLALASAGVPGSAVQSIALDTTGSSVVVVDDTLQPLGEYYLWCDHRAKDEAARITEVAHAMQVPAIDWCGGTYSSEWGWAKLLHWLRHNPALRPRFATALEHCDMAAATLCGITTPHDVPRSICAMGHKWLWNASLGGFPPEEFFVAVDPLLAGVRDKLDGPYRTSDHIAGQLSAHWAQHLGLTAGIPVPVGAFDAHWDAIGAGVAEGDIVNVIGTSTCIIAIAKDAGLVPGVCGVVPGSVHPQYMGIEAGLSACGYIFESIATRSGRTVGEMSDALGAHRAGETGLLRLTWDNGDRTVLVNPNLGGVTLGWTLNTTAEDELFAAIEGTAFHTRVIFDRMREHGVPLHRVIHAGGIPQHAHVLNQVYANVLNMPVLVPSSSITSLGSAIFALVACGAHATIADAQAALCPAYRLVEPQPEQVAVYEQLYPLYRDLYFSLGAPDSAPASVGHVLPALRRIGAQVRGSVR is encoded by the coding sequence ATGGCGATCGTCGCCGGGGTGGACTTCGGCACGCTCAGTGTGCGCGTGTCGATCGTGGACAGCGTGATGGGCGTCATCGGGCACGGCGTGGCGGACTACCCGCTGCGCCGTGACCGTCACGACCCCGACTTCGCGACCCAGTCGCACGCGGAGCACATGCGCGCACTCACCGAGGCGATGCCGCTGGCGCTGGCATCGGCCGGGGTGCCCGGCAGCGCCGTGCAGTCCATTGCGCTCGACACCACCGGCTCCAGCGTGGTCGTGGTGGACGACACGCTGCAGCCGCTGGGCGAGTACTACCTGTGGTGCGACCATCGCGCAAAGGACGAGGCGGCGCGCATCACCGAGGTGGCGCATGCGATGCAGGTGCCGGCGATCGACTGGTGCGGTGGCACCTACTCGTCGGAATGGGGCTGGGCGAAGCTGCTGCACTGGCTGCGCCACAACCCCGCGTTGCGTCCACGCTTCGCCACCGCGCTCGAGCACTGCGACATGGCCGCCGCCACGCTCTGCGGCATCACCACACCGCACGACGTCCCGCGCAGCATCTGCGCCATGGGCCACAAGTGGCTCTGGAACGCCTCGCTCGGCGGCTTCCCGCCGGAGGAGTTCTTCGTCGCGGTGGACCCGCTGCTGGCCGGCGTGCGCGACAAGCTCGATGGGCCGTACCGCACCTCGGACCACATCGCCGGCCAGCTCAGCGCGCACTGGGCGCAGCACCTCGGCCTCACGGCCGGCATCCCGGTGCCGGTGGGCGCGTTCGACGCCCACTGGGACGCCATCGGCGCCGGCGTGGCCGAGGGCGACATCGTGAACGTGATCGGCACCTCCACCTGCATCATCGCGATCGCGAAGGATGCGGGACTGGTGCCCGGTGTCTGCGGCGTGGTGCCGGGGTCGGTGCACCCGCAGTACATGGGCATCGAGGCAGGGCTCTCGGCCTGCGGCTACATCTTCGAGTCCATCGCCACCCGCAGTGGTCGCACGGTGGGCGAAATGTCGGACGCACTGGGGGCGCATCGCGCCGGCGAGACGGGGCTGCTGCGCCTGACCTGGGACAACGGCGACCGCACGGTGCTGGTGAACCCCAACCTCGGCGGCGTGACGCTGGGCTGGACGCTCAACACCACCGCCGAGGACGAGCTGTTCGCGGCCATCGAGGGCACGGCATTCCACACCCGCGTGATCTTCGACCGGATGCGCGAGCACGGCGTGCCGCTGCACCGCGTGATCCACGCCGGCGGCATCCCGCAGCACGCGCACGTGCTGAACCAGGTCTATGCGAACGTGCTCAACATGCCGGTGCTGGTGCCGTCGTCATCGATCACGAGCCTCGGCTCGGCGATCTTCGCGCTGGTGGCGTGCGGCGCACATGCCACCATCGCCGACGCACAGGCCGCGCTCTGCCCCGCCTATCGCCTCGTGGAGCCACAGCCGGAACAGGTCGCGGTGTACGAGCAGCTCTATCCGCTGTACCGCGACCTGTATTTCAGCCTCGGTGCGCCTGACTCGGCGCCTGCATCCGTCGGGCACGTCCTTCCCGCCTTGCGTCGCATCGGTGCGCAGGTTCGTGGTTCGGTGCGCTGA